DNA from Mycobacterium sp. SMC-8:
CACTACAGCTCATGGCCGGTGCCGCGCGGGGATATCGCGTTGATGGGCGCGCGTGCCGCCCGGGCCGGGGTGATGCTGCGGCGGGTCGATGATCTGGTGAACCTGAAACGGCTGGTGAACGCCGCCGCGTTCGCACACGCGAGCGACCAGGGTTACCTCGCCGAGCTGGCCGCCTGGAGCGGCCGGTACGCCGCCACGGCGGGGGTGCCCGCCCACAGCGTTCCCACCACCGACGGGACGGGGCCGGTTCCGTTGCGCGCGTTCGCCGGAGGCGTGCTGCCGCAGAGTCCGCAGGTCGATGCCGCTGAGGAGAACGCGGCGGTGCTCGCCCTGGGCACCCGCGAGGACGACCGGCTGTCGTGGTTGCGCGCGGGGGAGGCGACCAGCATCGCGCTGCTGAGCGCGACAGCCCTCGGACTGGCGAGCTGCCCGATCACCGAACCGCTGGAGATCGCCGACACCCGGGAGGCCGTGCGCCGCGACGTGTTCGGTGCCGACGGATACGCACAGATGCTGCTTCGGGTGGGGTGGGCACCGGTGAACGCCGACCCGCTGCCGCCGACGCCGCGCCGCGAATTGGGTGAAATTGCTGCGCGCCTTGATGGTTCGCCGCTGAGGTGAGTGGTCAGCCGCCGTCGGCGTGGCGGTGCCGTTCGAGTTTGGAGACAAACACCGCGGCCTGGGTGCGACGTTCCATGCCCAATTTCGCGAGCAGCCGCGACACGTAGTTCTTGACCGTCTTCTCGGCGAGGAACATCCGAGCGGCGATCTGCTTGTTCGTCAGACCCTCTCCGAGCAGGTCGAGCAACACCCGCTCCTGCTCGGTCAGACCCGAGAGCGGGTCGGAGGGGTCGCTGTCTCCGCGCAGCCGGGCCATCAGCGCCGCGGCAGCCCGATTGTCCAGCAGGGAGCGGCCGGCTCCGACCTCCTTGATGGCCTGGGCGAGTTCCATGCCTTTGATGTCCTTGACGACGTAGCCGCTCGCGCCGGCCAGGATCGCGTCGAGCATCGCTTCGTCGGACGTGAACGAGGTCAGCATCAGGCAGCGCAGGTCGGGAAGCCGGGAGAGCAGATCGCGACACAACTCGATGCCGTTGCCGTCGGGCAGGCGGACGTCGAGGACCGCCACGTCGGGCTGCAGTGCCGGGATCCGGGTCATCGCCTCGGCCACCGACCCGGCCTCTCCGATCACGTCGAGCTCGGGGTCACTCCCGAGCAGATCGATCAACCCGCGCCGTACCACTTCATGGTCGTCTACCAGGAAAACCCTCACCATGTCGCGACGTCATCCCCCCAACGGGCCGGCGCCCGGTCATAGAGCGTTGTGCGGTTCGCACACCAGTATCGAACAATCCGTGTCGCGAAGGGCGGCATTGCCGGGAGGTCCCACCAGAGCCGCCACGCCGCCGGGGCGGTTTCGGGCCGCGACCACGAGTTGGACGGTGTCGCCGTGCGCGGCGAGATAGTCGAGGGTGTCGCCGTGATCGCCGACCGGCACGATCTCCACATCCGGATAGGCGCGCTGCCATTCGGCCAGTCGGCGGTCCCAGTGGATTCTGGCCTCGGGGTGGGGTCGCGCCGGGGTCAGCACGCGCACCGGCGCCTTCCGGCGGCGAGCTTCGTCCAGACCGCGCCGCATCACCTCAGAACTGGCGGCACTGTTGTTGAGTTCGATGACCACGAAGCGATCCTGACGGTGGTGCGGCCGGTGGGCGCGCACGATCGCCACCGGGCAGTGGGCGGACGCCGACAGGGCCGTCGCGGTCGACCCGATCCGGCCCTGGGTCGAATGCCTGAGTCCGCGAGCGCCGACACACAACATCGCCGCCGTTCGAGCCGCCTCCAGCAGAGTCGGAACCGGCCTGCCCTGCAGAATCTCGACCTCGATCTTGACGGGTCGCTGGGCAGCCTCCACGGCGGTCAGCGCGTGGCGCAGGGAGACGTCCGCGGTGGCGATGCGGCGGGACTGGTCGTGCGGGTCGACCTCACCGTCCTGGGTGTCGATGACGTACACCAACCGCAGGGGAACATCGCGGTCGACGGCCTGGTCGATCGCCCACAGCGCGGCGTCCACGGCGGCCGGGGAGCCGTCGATCCCGACGACGATGTAGGGGCTGGGCTGTGCCTCGGTCATGATGCGCCTCCGCGGATTTCGAGCACGTCCCGAACGGCCCGGCGGGGAGTGGGCGGCGGCGCGGCATCCATTGTCGGGGTCAGTCCGACCCGTACCAGCGCCTGCGGACTGGCGGTGCTTCCGATCAACGAGGCGACCACGTCGCGCCCCTCGGGCACCTCGGTGATGTGTGTGACGGTGCATGTCGCCAGGCCCAATATCGTGGCCTCGAGCAGCACGGCCGACAGTGCTTCGCCGCAACGCAATACGCTCTCGGCGGAGTCGTCGTCGGTGGACAGCACGAGGATCCCCGCGCGGTCCTCGTCGGGCCGGCTGTGGCTTTCTCGTGCACCGCTGACGGGGAAGGCGCGCCCGACGTGTACCCGATCGCTGTCCGTCGCCGCGATCAGGGCGCTGCGCGGAATCCCCTCGGAGGCGCTGAATTCCGCTGTCCACCAATCGATCTCGGCATGGTAACGGGCATCGTAGAGGCGCACCACCTCGGCCAGGTGCGAGGCCTCGGCCAGCGGGCTGCGAACGTCGTCGGCGACGGCGTCCAGCCGGGCCGGGGTATGCCGGGTCGCGGCGGTGAGGGCGTCGATGAGCCGCTCCCAGTCCGGAGGCGCCGCCATGGGAAGGCGGTCACTGCGTCGCAGCAGAATCGCGTCGGCGCGACGCTTCTGCTCGTCGGAGACCGCGGTCGAGCTGAACTCGATCCGGGCCAGGTGGTGGGGATCTGCGGGGTCGGGGAAGCGCTGCACACTGGTGGCCCATCCGGCGGCGGCCATCGCGACCCTGAAGTGGTCGAGCGCGGCCCCACAGCTGATCAACGCCTCACGCCCGGTGGCGTCGGCGGCGCGGATCAGCCGCGCCGGGTCGGCGAACAGGTCGACTGCGTGGTCACCGGCGACCCACCGCCACGGTTGACTGTTGTGCAGAGACGGTGCCCGGCACGCCAATTGCAGTGCGTCGACGATCGCCGCGGTGTGCACACGTGTCGCAGTCATCAGGCTCCCTTCGATTCACCTCCACACTGCGCGCCCCACGCGTCGAGGACCAGGGTCAATGGTCCTCAACCACATCACAGAACGGCCGACACCGTGGTGCACTGACGGTGGAGTGGGTGCGCTGCGGGGCACTTTGTCCAGTTGAGGTTGCGTGAGCTGCTCGCCGAGGTGCAGGACCGGGTGGAGCGGATCATCAGGGGCCGCGACCGGCTTGGCGGCCTGGAACTCGACGACACGCTGCGCACCATCGTGCATACCGCGATCAACCTCGTCGACGCCCAGCTGATCGGGCACCTGCCGGAAGGCCGGGGAGTGCTCGGGGTGCTGATCGACGACCCCAAACCGATTCGGCTGGAAAATATCTCGGCGCACGCGGCCTCCGTGGGATTCCCGCCCAACCATCCGCCGATGCGCACTTTCCTCGGGCCCCGGTGCGCATCCGCGACGAGGTGTTCGGCAACCTGTATCTGACCGACAAGATAGGTGGTGAGCCGTTCAGCGAAGACGACGAGGTGCTGGTACAGGCGTTGGCGGCGGCGAGCATTGCGATCGAGAACGCCCGGCTCTACGAGCAGTCGCGCGCCCGTCAGGAATGGATCGCGACCACGCGCGACATCGGCACCGAGTTGCTGTCCGGGACCGACCCCGCGCGGCGGGACCGGCGCTGGTGCTCCCGTTACGGGCCGTCGACGCCGTTTCTGGCGTGTTGATCGCCGTCAGAGATGTTGGCGCGCAACCGTTCCGGTCCGACGACCTCGACATGATGGCGGCGTTCGCCGATCAGGCCGCACTGGTGTGGCAGTTGGCCGGCGCTCAGCGCAGAATGCGGGAACTGAGTGCGGCAGCGGCTTTCGGATTCCGTGGATGACCTCCAGGAGGTCATTGAGGAGATCCGTACGACGATCTTCGACCTGCACGGCGGATCGTCGACCAATCCCCCGGTTGCGCCAGCGACTCGATGGGGCGGTCGCGGCGTTTCCGGGCTCGGGAATCCGTGCGTCGGTGCAGTCCGCCGGACCGCTGTCGGTCGTGAATGCCGCGCCGGCAGACCATGCCGAGGCTATCGTGCGCGAAGCGGTCAGCAACGCTGTTCGCCACTCCGGATCCACTGTCGTCGCGGTGACGATCGCCGTTGACGACGATCTGGTGATCGACGTCCGTGACGACGGCCGCGGAATTGGGGCCGACGTCACCGGCAGCGGGCTGGCCAATCTCGCGCAGCGCGCCCGCGACGCCGGGGGTAGCTTCGCGGTCCAACCCGTCCCCGAGGGCGGGACCGTCCTGACGTGGCGCGCGCCGCTGCCGTGACCACCGGACCGGTGACGCGGCATCCGTGCTGTACCGCCGCGTCTGGCCAGCGTGACGGTGGTTTGTGCGCGCTGGGAAGCCGCTACGTTCTGTGACGGGATCGCCTCTCCTTCACAACGGTTGGATAACGCCGGTTCTGTCGCGTCGGTGATTCCGCAAATTGTCGGTTCAGTAAGCCCCGTAACTACGCGGATGTAATTCGCACGGCACGGACGCAGAAGGACTGGGGGCACATGTCTCGGACGAAAAAGAGCATCGTCGTTGTCATGATGGGCAGCGCGGGATTGTTCTTGAGCGCCCCGCTGCTGGGCCCATCGGCAAACGCGAACCCCACCCGGGGCGGCGTTCCGTGCGTGGGCATCCTCCAGCAGATCGTTTCTCGTCCGGGTGACATCCCGCAGGCTCTGACGGACACCGCGCGATCGTTCACCAACCCGGGCCAGCCGGCTCCGCCGGTCGTCGTGCCCCCGGCCAGCTCCTCGTCGTCGATCGGTACGCCGCCGTCGCCCCCGACACCGCCGGCCTCGGTGCTGCGACCGGCCGCGGGTGCGACACCGCCGTCCCCGCCTGTGCCGGGCGCTCCGGCGGTGGGCTCGACAAGCGCTGGGACACCGCCTGTTCCGGGTACGCCGCCCGGATCGGTGGTGACCCCGGCTTCGGGTGCGACCCCGCCGGCGCCCCCCATTCCGGGAACCCCGACGGTGACATCGACCGCAGGCGGTACCCCGCCGCTTCCTCCGGTTGCTGGTGCCCCGGCAGGTGTACCCGTCGCCAATCCGGCTCCACCGGTTCCGCCGGTTCCCGGCCTGCCCGTCGTCGGCGACGGCGGCGCGGCCCTGCCTCCGCTTCCGCCCGCCCCAGGCGGACCTGGCGCGGTGCCCGCCGGTGCGGCTCTTCCGCCGGCCCCGGCTCCCGGCGCGCCGGTCTTCGGTGAGGCCGGCGCAGTCCCGGCCCCGGGTTTGCCTGCCCCGGGCGCAGCCGGCGTGCCCGGTGGTGGCCCCGGTGGCGGCGCGGCACTCGAGGGTGCTTCCGGTGGGGCGGTCGGCGGTGCCGGCGGCCCGGGCGGCGGTGCGCCGATCGCAGCGGCGGCCGGCGAGGCCGGTCCTCCGGCGGCGGGCGCCCCGGTCGAGGGCGCGTCGGGCGCGGTGCCCCCTCCGGCTCCGCCGGCTCCGGGCGCCCCGATCGCCGGGGCTTCCGGCGTGGCGGCACCTCCGGCTCCGCCTGCGCCGGGTGCTCCGGTGGGTGATGAGGCCGGTGTGGTGACGCCTCCGGCTCCGCCCGCTCCCGGGGCTCCCATCGGCGATCACGCTGGTGTGGTGGCGCCCCCGGCTCCGCCTGCGCCGGGTGCTCCGGTGGGTGATGAGGCCGGTGTGGTGACGCCTCCGGCGCCGGGTGCGCCGGGTGCTCCGGTGGGTGATGAGGCTGGTGTGGTGGCGCCTCCGGCGCCGGGTGCGCCGGGTGCTCCGGTGGGTGATGAGGCTGGTGTGGTGGCGCCTCCGGCGCCGGGTGCGCCGGGTGCTCCGGTGGGTGATGAGGCTGGTGTGGTGACGCCTCCGGCTCCGGGTGCGCCCGGGACTCCGACCGTCAGCACGGTCGAGACGTTCTCACCGCCCGCTCCGCCGGCCCCGGGCACACCGTCGTCCGGCACGGTGGAGACCTTCTCGCCGCCTGCCCCTCCGGCACCCGCTACTCCGGCGGGCTCGTCGGTCGAGGTGGCGTCGCCGCCGGCTCCGGGTGTTCCGGGTGGGCCTGCCGGTGGCGAAGTGAATGTGGCGGCTCCTCCGGCCCCGGGTGTACCTGGCACACCGGTGCACTCCTCGCTCGAGGTGGCGACGCCGCCGGCACCCGGCGTTCCCGGCGTGCCGATCGAGGCGTCGTCGAGCGTGGTGACACCTCCGGCTCCGGGTGTGCCGGGTGTGCCTGCTGGTGGTGAGGTGAGTGTTGCGGCGCCTCCGGCGCCGGGTGTGCCTGGTGCGCCGGTGGTCAGCGAGGCCGGGGTGGCGACGCCTCCGGCTCCGGGTGTGCCGGGTGTGCCTGCTGGTGGTGAGGTGAGTGTTGCGGCGCCTCCGGCGCCGGGTGTGCCTGGTGCGCCGGTGGTCAGCGAGGCCGGGGTGGCGACGCCTCCGGCTCCGGGTGTGCCGGGTGTGCCTGCTGGTGGTGAGGTGAGTGTTGCGGCGCCTCCAACGCCGGGAGTGCCTGGTGCACCGGTGAATTCGTCGGTCGACGTGGCCACACCGCCGGCGCCGGGTGTGCCGGGTGTGCCCGCTGGAGGTGAGGCGGGTGTCGTTACGCCGCCCGCTCCGGGTGTGCCGGGTGCTCCGGTGGTGGGGGAGGCGGGTGTCGTTACGCCGCCCGCTCCGGGTGTGCCGGGTGTGCCCGCTGGAGGTGAGGCGGGTGTCGTGA
Protein-coding regions in this window:
- a CDS encoding sensor histidine kinase: MTSRRSLRRSVRRSSTCTADRRPIPRLRQRLDGAVAAFPGSGIRASVQSAGPLSVVNAAPADHAEAIVREAVSNAVRHSGSTVVAVTIAVDDDLVIDVRDDGRGIGADVTGSGLANLAQRARDAGGSFAVQPVPEGGTVLTWRAPLP
- the dosR gene encoding hypoxia response regulator transcription factor DosR/DevR, with the protein product MVRVFLVDDHEVVRRGLIDLLGSDPELDVIGEAGSVAEAMTRIPALQPDVAVLDVRLPDGNGIELCRDLLSRLPDLRCLMLTSFTSDEAMLDAILAGASGYVVKDIKGMELAQAIKEVGAGRSLLDNRAAAALMARLRGDSDPSDPLSGLTEQERVLLDLLGEGLTNKQIAARMFLAEKTVKNYVSRLLAKLGMERRTQAAVFVSKLERHRHADGG
- a CDS encoding Acg family FMN-binding oxidoreductase, which encodes MSSNFPGGETLRSALSLASRAPSVHNSQPWQWRVGEHTIHLYANPDLLLPHTDPDGRDLMLSCGAALNHCVVALAALGWQSKVHRFPNPAEPDHLAALVLHRYPAAELDVTLAAAIPRRRTDRRHYSSWPVPRGDIALMGARAARAGVMLRRVDDLVNLKRLVNAAAFAHASDQGYLAELAAWSGRYAATAGVPAHSVPTTDGTGPVPLRAFAGGVLPQSPQVDAAEENAAVLALGTREDDRLSWLRAGEATSIALLSATALGLASCPITEPLEIADTREAVRRDVFGADGYAQMLLRVGWAPVNADPLPPTPRRELGEIAARLDGSPLR
- a CDS encoding Acg family FMN-binding oxidoreductase, whose protein sequence is MTATRVHTAAIVDALQLACRAPSLHNSQPWRWVAGDHAVDLFADPARLIRAADATGREALISCGAALDHFRVAMAAAGWATSVQRFPDPADPHHLARIEFSSTAVSDEQKRRADAILLRRSDRLPMAAPPDWERLIDALTAATRHTPARLDAVADDVRSPLAEASHLAEVVRLYDARYHAEIDWWTAEFSASEGIPRSALIAATDSDRVHVGRAFPVSGARESHSRPDEDRAGILVLSTDDDSAESVLRCGEALSAVLLEATILGLATCTVTHITEVPEGRDVVASLIGSTASPQALVRVGLTPTMDAAPPPTPRRAVRDVLEIRGGAS
- a CDS encoding GAF domain-containing protein — protein: MRLRELLAEVQDRVERIIRGRDRLGGLELDDTLRTIVHTAINLVDAQLIGHLPEGRGVLGVLIDDPKPIRLENISAHAASVGFPPNHPPMRTFLGPRCASATRCSATCI
- a CDS encoding universal stress protein; the protein is MTEAQPSPYIVVGIDGSPAAVDAALWAIDQAVDRDVPLRLVYVIDTQDGEVDPHDQSRRIATADVSLRHALTAVEAAQRPVKIEVEILQGRPVPTLLEAARTAAMLCVGARGLRHSTQGRIGSTATALSASAHCPVAIVRAHRPHHRQDRFVVIELNNSAASSEVMRRGLDEARRRKAPVRVLTPARPHPEARIHWDRRLAEWQRAYPDVEIVPVGDHGDTLDYLAAHGDTVQLVVAARNRPGGVAALVGPPGNAALRDTDCSILVCEPHNAL
- a CDS encoding GAF domain-containing protein, translating into MDRDHARHRHRVAVRDRPRAAGPALVLPLRAVDAVSGVLIAVRDVGAQPFRSDDLDMMAAFADQAALVWQLAGAQRRMRELSAAAAFGFRG
- a CDS encoding GAF domain-containing protein, with protein sequence MRIRDEVFGNLYLTDKIGGEPFSEDDEVLVQALAAASIAIENARLYEQSRARQEWIATTRDIGTELLSGTDPARRDRRWCSRYGPSTPFLAC